One Halobacterium wangiae genomic window, CGGTGAGGTAGTGGAGGTCGACCAGGGCGTTGGCGAACGTCGCGGCGTCGTCGATGGGCCGGAGCGGCATGTCGAGCAGACCGACGTCCTCGCCGGGGCCGTCCTGAAACGCGCCGGTCGCGTCCTGCAGGTCGTCGATGGTCGCGTCCGCGACGGCGACGGCAGTGTCGAGGTAGCCGTCACCGAGCACCTGGGCCGCCGTGGCGAACGCCTGCGTGACCTGTGCGCGGTCCGCGAGCAGGCCGGTGGGTGCGGCGGGTGCGTCGAAGTGGCGGACTGTCCCGTCGTCGACGAGGCTGTCCGCGAGGTAGTCGAGCGTCCGCTCGGCGTAGCGGGTCGCCGTCTCGTCGTCGGTGTACGACGCGAACGCCAGGAGTGCGTCCGCGGCGAGGGCGTTCACGTCGGCGTACGCCGTCTCGTCAACGGCCGGTTCCTCGTGGCCCGCACGCTCCTCGTCGGGGGCGTCGAAGTACGCGCTGGCGGCCTCGCTACCGCCGAACGCCGCGCCCGTCCACAGCGTCCCCGTGAGGTAGTCGATGGCGTCCGCCGCGGGGTCGCGGTACGCCTCGCTGCCCGTGTGGAGGTAGGCGTGGGCGAACGCCCGGAGCAGGCTGGCGTTCTCCGAGAGCACCTTCTCGCGCTGGGGGTCCGACCAGTCCCGGCCGTGGGCGAACCGGAAGAACCCGCCGTCGACGTCGTCCGTGAGGTTGCGTGCGACTGCGTCGAGGGTCCGGAGGGCCTGGTCGCGCTCGCGCTTGAGGGCGAACTCGATGGTCCCCGGGAGCGGGAACTTCTCGCTGGTCCCCCAGCCCGCGTGTTCGTCGTCGTACTGGTCGCCGAGCTGGCCCGCGAGCAGGCGCTCGATCTCGCCGTCGACCGGTCCCCGGGGTGGTTCGCCGCCCTGCAGCGACCGGGGCACCTGGCCCGCGTCCTCGCCCTGCTCGTCCCACGTCTCGCGGACGCGCTGGAGCACCTGGCGGAACCCCTCGGGTTCGAGGAACGTCGCGCCCGCGATGTGGTTCCCCTCGGGCGTCACGAACACCGTCGACGGGAACCCGCCCATGTTGTACCGCTCGCGGACCCGCGGGTGGCGGTCGGCGTCCACGCGCACCGGCACGAAGTCGTCGTTGACGTTCGCCGCGATGCGGGGTTCCGCGTACGTCCGCTCGTCCATCTGCCGGCACCAGTCGCTCCAGGACGCGACCAGCGCCACCAGCAGCGGGACGTCCCGGTCGGCGGCCTCCGCGAACGCCGCCTCGCCCCACTCGCGCCACTCCACACGCGTCCGGTCCGCAGCGTCTTCCATACCCGCCACTCGGCGGCACGCCCGGGAAACCGTTTCGACACGGGCAGCGCGAGGCCGACCGACGGGAGTCCTCGGACTGCTCGAACGAGGAGCGAAGCGACCCGTGAGAGTCGCGGGAGTCGACAGCGCCGAGGGCTTTCAGACAGTCGCAGGAGTCGTCACCGCCACCAAGCTATCAGCTGAATACAGGAACCGTACGGTAGCAGAAAAGCTATCAGGCGCGCGAAGCAACCTCGTGGTATGCCTCGACTCCGGTGGCTGTTCCTGGCCCTGCTGATCGTCCCCCTCGCGGACGCACTGTTCCTGGTGTTCGTCGCGGGGGAACTCGGCTGGAAGGTCACCGTCGCCATCGTCGTCCTCACTGCGCTCCTGGGGACGCTGTTCGTGCGCGCCGAGGGCCGCCACACCCTCCGGCGCATCCAGCGCTCGCTGGCGAGCGGCGAGTCCCCGGCGGACGACCTCATCGACGGCGCGTTCCTCATCGCCGCGGGCGCGTTCCTGCTCACGCCCGGCCTGCTCACGGACGCCCTCGGCTTCCTGCTCGTCTTCCCGGTGACGCGCATCCCGTTCCGGTACGCCGTCAAGCGCTGGGTCATCCTCCCCAGACTCGACCAGCGCACCGGCGGCTTCGCCACCGGCAACGTCTACACGTTCGGCTTCCCCGGCGACGACGCCGACCCCTTCGGTGGCGACGCCGGCGGCTCGGGCGGCGGCTTCGACCCCCGGGACTTCGACGCGAACGCCGACAGCGAGGACACCGTCGACCTCGGCGAGGAGTCCTACGACGTGGAGTTCGACGACGACGAGGACCGCCGGTAACGCCAGCGGGCGCCGGTGTCGAAAGGAAACCCTTAATTGTGGCACCAGCAAACGTTCGGTTGCGTTCGGGTCAGTAGCTCAACTAGGTAGAGCGCCACTCTGATAAGGTGGAAGTTTGCGGTTCAAATCCGCACTGACCCACTCAGTTTCCTCTCGTTCACTGACCGAGTAGCGAGTTCTCTTTCGTGAGGATATTACCCTGACCTATGCGCTAAAGAACACCGCCGTCAGAACTCGCTGGAAAATTATAGTGAATATGGCAGCCGAAAGGCCAATTAGGAGTTGGAAACACAAAACTTTCCACTTTGGCTCATCCAGTTCGCTGGCCAACCAGGCGACCGAGAGCCCAGTAATCATCAGCATCAGGGAACTTGCGCCCGTGACGCCCCTCTGAATCGCGACGCTATCTGTTGCCACCATTATAGCTCCTGAGAAGAACAAAAGCGCCCACCAGAGCAGAGCGGTTCCTCCTGTGATTATCCCGACCCCCATGATGTCAACATCTTCGTCGCTGTTGAGTACCCACTTCACCACCCCCAACCAAAGCGTAAGCGCCACTAGAGTTGCCTGAAACAGCGGGATAGACGTACTAAGGTCTGCAACCATATCTCCCACTCACCACTATTTCCAGATTAACTTTCCTACCCGTTGTCAGAATAGGTCCGCCTGGCTATATCCCCTGCCACGGATATCCTCCTTTGTCACTCAATCTCGAGCGAATAATGTGGTCCGTGCTCGGGGTAACAGCTCATCTTCGTAAACGAAACCACTACTTCTGCTCTTCACTCTCGGCGATTCGCTGGAGCGCGTCCGCGATGCCTTCTACGGCGACGAGAAACCGCCACAGGAGGTACAGCGACACGAACAGCATCCCGAACCAGATCACGAGCAGTGGCTGGTGTATGACGAGCACCGAGTAGCCCAGGAGGAGGACGTAGAGGAGGACTATCAGGCCGAGCCAGTGGGAGGGAATAGACGCAGGGGACCAGTCCGACATGCGTCGCTCTACCCGGAAGGCACACTTAAAATCAGCGTCACTTGCGCACTGCCTCGCCATAACCGCGTTCGCACGCGCTGCAACTCCGCGACGCTTTCAGTACCCAACACACCGAACTCCCTGCTGGGTTCCGAAGGTTCGGAACCTGTCCCTGTTCCCCGCCACGCCGAGGCCCACGGCCGTTGCCTGGCCGTTCCCTGCCACCCGGGCCTCGGTTGGCGTTCCGGAGTCCAGTCGCGCAGTCGAGGAGTGCCGGACGGCGCTGGTCCCGGATTCGGCCCCCGCGTCTCGAAGCGGAGGATTCACGCACGCCGAGTGCCAACGCGAGTCCATGAAGTCGCACGTGAAACTGGCGCTGGTGCTCGCCGCGGGTATCGCGGTGCCGGGCGTGGCGGACTACGCGCTCAAGGAGGCGGGCGCGCCGACCGCTGGCGCCGCCGTCTGGGCGGTCGGGTACGCGACGATGGTGCTCGTCGTATGGTACTACTGGATCCGCCCGCTGGACATCACTGGACCGAGCGGCGGAACGGAACCTTAAAGGGGATTTCGCGGCGATTTCCGACCAACAATGGCGTTCACACCGTTGCCCCTCATAGACGACTTCCTCGTCAACTACCACGTCGGGCACGCACTCCTGGTGTTGTTCGCGCTGTCCATCGTCGGGGTCATTCCGCTCGGATCGCGGAAGATCGTCTCCATCAACGCCGTGATGTTCGGCCTGCTCTTCCTCGTGATTCCGGGGTCAATGCTCGGCGACGACCCGTTCACGTACCGCTTCCTCGGCCTCGCGCTCGTCATCGTCGCACCGCTGCTGTACGTCACCGCCCGCAGGTAATCCGGGGCCGCGAACGCCGCCTTCTACCGACGACCAATCCGTAGCCGAGCGGCCGCGTCACACCGCGCGCCGACCACGCTCGCGCTACTCTCCGACGAGTTCCTCGTAGCGCGCGCCCGTCTGCTTCAGCGTCTGTTCGCTGTACAGTCGCTCGTGGTCGAACGGCAGGTACTCCGCGGCGAGTTCGTCGATCTTCGCGTCGACGGCGTCGCTCTCCCGGCCGTGGATCATCGTGAAGAGGTTGTACGGCCACTCCTGGTCGGGTCGCCGCGGGCGGTGGTAGCACAGCGTCACGTACGGGAGTTGGCCGACGTCGACGCCGCGCTCGTTGAGTTCGTCGTCGGGGACGTCCCAGACGACCATGCAGTTGGCGTCGAAGCCCGTGACGACGTGGTTGACGATGCAGCCGACGCGCTTGATGCAGCCGTCGGTGAGCAGGCGCTCGACGGCGTCCAGGACGCTCTCGACGTCCGCGCCGATTTCGTCGGCGACGTCCCGGTAGGGGGTCGCGGACAGCGGGAAACCGTCCTGGATGGCCAGCAGCAACTCGGCGTCCAGTTCGGAGAGGTCGCCCGTCGCGTTCTCGCTGATGCGCGTCGCGGAGACGTCCGTGCTGTCCAGGCTCTCCCGTGCGAACCGGTCGGAGTTCACCACCGGGAACTCGAGGTCGATGTAGTAGTCCGTGAGCATCGGGAGGTTCAGCACCTCGCAGCCAGTGCGCTCTTCGATTTCCCGGAGTATCTCGTCGCGTCGCTCCCGGCTGCCGGCGGTGACCACGAACCACTGGTTGTACTCGTGGGCGCGCCGGTAGTTGTGGTTCACCTGCCGGTAGCCGTTGATGACGTCGGCCACCTCGTCGAAGCGGTCCTCGGGCGCCCGCACGGCGGCGAGCGTCGAGGAGCCGATGACCGGCGGGTTGAGCACGGCGCCGAACCGCCGGAAGACGCCCTCGTCGCTGAGCCGTTCCACGCGCTCGACGACGTCTGCCTCCGTCGTCCCGAGCGCCGCCGCGACGGCCTGGAAGGGACGCTCGCGGACGGGGAAGCCGCTCTGGTACTCGTCGACGAGGCGTGCGTCCGTGTCGTCGAGGCGTTCACGCCAGTCCTCCGCAACCATTGGTCGGGCGTAGGGAGCACTGCGGTTACTGTCTACCGGTTCCGGCGCACGCGAACCGGGTGGATTTACCGTGGTGCGATTCCAACCCCGAGACATGAGTGATTCGTACGGCGAGTGGCCGCTACAGCGCCTGATGACGGAGGTCGTCGGTTCTGGGCCGAAGTCCGCCGCGGACATGACCCGCGAGCAAGCGACGGAGGCCTTCGAGCGCATCCTCGACCACGACCCGGACCCCACGACGCTGGGCGCGTTCTGGCTGGCCAACCGCTGGAAGCGCAACGACGGCGAGGAACTCGGCGCGTACGTCGACGTGATGCGCCGTGACAGCGTCGTCACCGCCGAACCGGACGCCGACCCCGTGGACTGCGGCGCGAACTACGACGGGAAGCAGTCGAGTGCGCTGCTCGGCGTCGCGGCCGGCGTCGTCGCGGCCGCCGGCGGCACGCCAATCGTCGTCCACTCCGGCGACCGCGTGCCGACGCAGCAGGGCGACGCGTACAAGCACGTCCTCGACGAACTCGGCGTCCGCACCGAGCTCTCACCGGACGAGAGCGCGCGCATGGTCGACGAGGTGGGCTTCGGCTTCTACTACCAGCCGGAGTTCAACCCGGTCGTCGACGCGCTGTGGGACCGCCGCGAGAAGATGGGCGTCCGGACGTTCGTCAACACCGTCGAGACGCTCGGCAACCCCGCGAACGCCGACGTCCACCTCGGCTCGTTCTACCACCTCGCGTTCGCGAAGAAGATCGTCGAGACGGTCCGCGAGAGCGAGGCCGTCGGCTTCGACCGCGTCCTGATGTTCCAGGGGATGGAGGGGTACGACGACGTGCGCCCCGGGTCGACGACCGTCGCGGAGTGGTCCGCGGGCGGCGACGTCGAGGACTTCACCGTCGAGACGCCGGACTACGGGATGGACTTCGAGAGCGAGGACCTGCACGTCGACGACGTCGCCGTCGACTCCGCGGCGATCACGGCGGACGTGCTGGCCGGTGAGGAGCGCGGCCCGTTCGTGGACGCCGTGGCGCTCAACGCCGCCCTCCGCATGTACGCCGGCGAGGACGTCGACTCCATCGACGAGGGCGTCGAGGCGGCCCGCGAAGTTATCGCCGACGGCCGCGCCGAGTCGCTGCTCGCGGACCTCTGTGCGTTCTGAGGTCGGAACCACTTTGTGACAGCCGGCGAATCGGAGCGCATGAGCGACGGCGACGGGTTCGACGTGCTGGCCGACGAGACCCGCGCCGGCATCGTCCGTGCGCTCGCGGTGGCGCGCCGCGACGACCCGCGGAACCCACACCGCTCGTTCTCCGAACTGCAGGACGACGTGGGGGCGACGGACTCCGGCCGGTTCAACTACCACCTCGGGAAGGTCAGGGGGCACTTCGTGACGCAGACAGAGGACGGCTACACGCTGTCGGCGGTCGGGCAGCGAGCAGCGGGCGCCATCCTCTCGGGGTCCTTCGACGACCCGCCGGAACACGACCCCGTGGACCTCGACGAGGACTGCGGCCGCTGTGGCGAGCCAGTAACGGCGCAGTACGAGGACGGACTGCTCCTGGTGGGCTGTGAGAACGACCACAGGTTCGGGGACTCCCTGCCGCCCGCGACCATCGAGGAGAACACCCTCAGAGAGTCCATCGACGTCCTCGACGCGAAGATGCGCGGCGACGTCGAGCTGGCACGCCGGGGCGCCTGTCCGACGTGCTTCGGCCCGGTCGCGTGGTCGTTCCACCGGGACCTCGACCCCGAGGCCCCGGTCGAGCAGATCTACACCGCCGAGTGCCAGCAGTGCGGCCAGCAACTCGGCGTCCCACCGGGGTTAGTCGTCCACGACCACCCGGCGCTCGTCGCCGCCTACCGGGACGCCGGCGTGGACCTCCGCGAGCAACTCCTCTGGACCGTCGACTGCTGTCTCCCCGGGGCGTCGGAACTCGTCTCCGAGGACCCCGTCCGGGTCGCCATCGACGCCGGCCCGCACGGCGACCAGCGGTTCGTCCTCGACGCCACCGCCGACGTCGTGACGGCACCGAACGACGCGAGTAGGTAGCGTTATCCGCCCGGCGGTCGACCGTTCGGACTGTATGACTATCCAGGCGACGCTCCACACGAGCGAAGGCGACATCGAGGTCGAACTGTACGACGACCGGGCCCCGCGGACGGTCGAGAACTTCGTCAACCTGGCGAAACACGACCCCGCGGCCAGCGACGACCCGGCCCCCGACACGCCCACGTGGGAGGACCCCGAGAGCGGCGAGGTCCGGGGCGACGCGCTGTACAACGACGTCAAGTTCCACCGCGTCATCGAGGGGTTCATGATCCAGGGTGGCGACCCGACGGAGACCGGTCGCGGCGGCCCCGGCTACCAGTTCGACGACGAGTTCCACGACGACCTCCGCCACGACGGCCCCGGCGTGCTCTCGATGGCGAACTCCGGCCCGGACACGAACGGCTCGCAGTTCTTCGTCACGCTGGACGCCCAGCCACACCTCGACGGCCGCCACGCGGTCTTCGGGAAGGTCACCGACGGCATGGACGTCGTCGAGGCCATCGGCACCGTCGAGACCGGCCCGAACGACCAGCCCCAGCGCGACGTCGTCCTCGAGTCCGTCGAAGTCCACGAGTAACGCGACGCTCAGAGCCCTGCGGCGCGGCGTTCTTCTTCGTCACCCAGTCGGGTAGCGACCAGTCGGTCGGCGCTCCACGGGAGCGATTCACTCACTACCGAACATGTCCGCGACAACCACCAACTGGTCGCTCCCGAAACCGGACGACATGGCTGTCGGATCGGGACAACTCGCACTCACAGTGACGACCGGACTGCTGTTGTTCGTCGTCGCGTGGACGCTCACCAGCGTGGAGAACTGGCGCTCGTACACGCCCTCCGGCGGAGGGTTCGGTACCGGCGACGACGTCGACCACCGGGAGAAACCGGGCGGCGTCGTGCGCTGGCTCACCACCGTCGACCACAAGGACGTCGGCATGCTGTACGGCACGTTCGCGCTCCTCTCGTTCGTCTGGGGCGGCGTCGCAGTCCTGCTGTTGCGCACCGAACTGCTCACGCCCCCCATCGACGTCCTCGACGCGGCGACGTACAACGCGTTGCTGACCAGTCACGGCGTCACGATGCTGTTCCTCTTCGGGACGCCCATCCTCGCGGCGGTGGCGAACTACTTCATCCCGCTGCTCATCGGCGCCGACGACATGGCGTTCCCGCGCATCAACGCCATCGCGTTCTGGCTGCTCCCGCCGGGTGCGCTGCTCGTCTGGGGCGGGTTCTTCCTCGAACCGCTGGGGCTGGCCGAGGGCGCCCAGACCGCCTGGACGCTCTACCCGCCGCTGTCGGTCCAGCAGACCAACCCGGGCGTCGACCTGCTGTTGCTCGGCCTCCACCTCACGGGCGTCTCCGCGACGATGGGCGCCATCAACTTCGTCGCCACCATCTTCACCGAGCGCGGCGACGACGTCGACTGGGCCACCCTCGACATCTTCTCGTGGACCGTCCTCGTGCAGTCCGGCCAGATCCTGTTCGCGTTCCCGCTGCTCGGCAGCGTGCTCATCATGTTGCTGCTCGACCGGAACTTCGGCACCACGTTCTTCGCTGTCGGGGGTGGCGACCCCATCCTTTTCCAGCACCTCTTCTGGTTCTTCGGCCACCCCGAG contains:
- a CDS encoding DUF255 domain-containing protein, with amino-acid sequence MEDAADRTRVEWREWGEAAFAEAADRDVPLLVALVASWSDWCRQMDERTYAEPRIAANVNDDFVPVRVDADRHPRVRERYNMGGFPSTVFVTPEGNHIAGATFLEPEGFRQVLQRVRETWDEQGEDAGQVPRSLQGGEPPRGPVDGEIERLLAGQLGDQYDDEHAGWGTSEKFPLPGTIEFALKRERDQALRTLDAVARNLTDDVDGGFFRFAHGRDWSDPQREKVLSENASLLRAFAHAYLHTGSEAYRDPAADAIDYLTGTLWTGAAFGGSEAASAYFDAPDEERAGHEEPAVDETAYADVNALAADALLAFASYTDDETATRYAERTLDYLADSLVDDGTVRHFDAPAAPTGLLADRAQVTQAFATAAQVLGDGYLDTAVAVADATIDDLQDATGAFQDGPGEDVGLLDMPLRPIDDAATFANALVDLHYLTGDDRYLDAARDAVGAFAGAADRMGVQVASYGTAASRVVDRPLVVAVADEVGSDLHRAALRMADHEKVVLPDADSERETAWLETTDGTTAAVDSPEALADLVASTQ
- a CDS encoding FxsA family protein — encoded protein: MPRLRWLFLALLIVPLADALFLVFVAGELGWKVTVAIVVLTALLGTLFVRAEGRHTLRRIQRSLASGESPADDLIDGAFLIAAGAFLLTPGLLTDALGFLLVFPVTRIPFRYAVKRWVILPRLDQRTGGFATGNVYTFGFPGDDADPFGGDAGGSGGGFDPRDFDANADSEDTVDLGEESYDVEFDDDEDRR
- the ahbB gene encoding siroheme decarboxylase subunit beta; translated protein: MVAEDWRERLDDTDARLVDEYQSGFPVRERPFQAVAAALGTTEADVVERVERLSDEGVFRRFGAVLNPPVIGSSTLAAVRAPEDRFDEVADVINGYRQVNHNYRRAHEYNQWFVVTAGSRERRDEILREIEERTGCEVLNLPMLTDYYIDLEFPVVNSDRFARESLDSTDVSATRISENATGDLSELDAELLLAIQDGFPLSATPYRDVADEIGADVESVLDAVERLLTDGCIKRVGCIVNHVVTGFDANCMVVWDVPDDELNERGVDVGQLPYVTLCYHRPRRPDQEWPYNLFTMIHGRESDAVDAKIDELAAEYLPFDHERLYSEQTLKQTGARYEELVGE
- a CDS encoding anthranilate phosphoribosyltransferase, producing the protein MSDSYGEWPLQRLMTEVVGSGPKSAADMTREQATEAFERILDHDPDPTTLGAFWLANRWKRNDGEELGAYVDVMRRDSVVTAEPDADPVDCGANYDGKQSSALLGVAAGVVAAAGGTPIVVHSGDRVPTQQGDAYKHVLDELGVRTELSPDESARMVDEVGFGFYYQPEFNPVVDALWDRREKMGVRTFVNTVETLGNPANADVHLGSFYHLAFAKKIVETVRESEAVGFDRVLMFQGMEGYDDVRPGSTTVAEWSAGGDVEDFTVETPDYGMDFESEDLHVDDVAVDSAAITADVLAGEERGPFVDAVALNAALRMYAGEDVDSIDEGVEAAREVIADGRAESLLADLCAF
- a CDS encoding helix-turn-helix domain-containing protein; this encodes MSDGDGFDVLADETRAGIVRALAVARRDDPRNPHRSFSELQDDVGATDSGRFNYHLGKVRGHFVTQTEDGYTLSAVGQRAAGAILSGSFDDPPEHDPVDLDEDCGRCGEPVTAQYEDGLLLVGCENDHRFGDSLPPATIEENTLRESIDVLDAKMRGDVELARRGACPTCFGPVAWSFHRDLDPEAPVEQIYTAECQQCGQQLGVPPGLVVHDHPALVAAYRDAGVDLREQLLWTVDCCLPGASELVSEDPVRVAIDAGPHGDQRFVLDATADVVTAPNDASR
- a CDS encoding peptidylprolyl isomerase encodes the protein MTIQATLHTSEGDIEVELYDDRAPRTVENFVNLAKHDPAASDDPAPDTPTWEDPESGEVRGDALYNDVKFHRVIEGFMIQGGDPTETGRGGPGYQFDDEFHDDLRHDGPGVLSMANSGPDTNGSQFFVTLDAQPHLDGRHAVFGKVTDGMDVVEAIGTVETGPNDQPQRDVVLESVEVHE
- the ctaD gene encoding cytochrome c oxidase subunit I, which translates into the protein MAVGSGQLALTVTTGLLLFVVAWTLTSVENWRSYTPSGGGFGTGDDVDHREKPGGVVRWLTTVDHKDVGMLYGTFALLSFVWGGVAVLLLRTELLTPPIDVLDAATYNALLTSHGVTMLFLFGTPILAAVANYFIPLLIGADDMAFPRINAIAFWLLPPGALLVWGGFFLEPLGLAEGAQTAWTLYPPLSVQQTNPGVDLLLLGLHLTGVSATMGAINFVATIFTERGDDVDWATLDIFSWTVLVQSGQILFAFPLLGSVLIMLLLDRNFGTTFFAVGGGDPILFQHLFWFFGHPEVYILVLPPMGLVSYILPKFTGRKLFGFKFVVYSTLALGVLSFGVWAHHMFATGIDPRLRASFMAVSIAIAIPSAVKVFNWITTMWNGDLRLTVPMLFCIGFIQNFIIGGVTGVFEAAIPVDLILHDTYHVVAHFHYVIMGGIVFAVFAGIYYWFPLYTGRWYQRRLAHAHFWLSMVGTNLTFFPMILLGYGGMPRRYANYSLEVGPVSYFTDLHQLATLGAFVLAVGQLVFVWNVVVSWREGKRVESDDPWDLAVHGQRTKEWVWFERDRRPVVADGGDDADGEAAD